Proteins found in one Oncorhynchus gorbuscha isolate QuinsamMale2020 ecotype Even-year linkage group LG15, OgorEven_v1.0, whole genome shotgun sequence genomic segment:
- the LOC123997663 gene encoding sodium-dependent phosphate transport protein 2B-like, protein MPLQPEFRDTPSPTLDDAGKAPKDSVVPSAYSTMDLVDKDPDEDDPWNLPELQDTGLKWSELDAKGKVMWVLTSIVRFILLVGFLYMFVCSLDVLSSAFQLVGGKAAGDIFQDNAVLSNPVAGLVIGVLVTVLVQSSSTSSSIVVSMVSSGLLEVQSAVPVIMGANIGTSVTNTIVAMMQAGDRNEFRRAFAGATVHDFFNWLSVLILLPLEAATGVLYKLTKIVIDSFNIQGGDNAPDLLNVITDPLTSAIIELDKTVISDIATGDPAARNKSLIKIWCKTEKITTLLNITVPSAANCTIGVPCWVEGNKTWTQINVTETINLERCNHIFAYANLPDLAVGLILLALSLLILCTCLILIVKLLNSMLKGQVAVVIKKVLNTDFPFPFSWVTGYIAILVGAGMTFIVQSSSVFTSAITPLVGIGVISLERAYPLTLGSNIGTTTTAILAAMAAPGETLANSLQIALCHFFFNIAGILLWYPIPFTRIPIRLARALGNRTANYRWFAAIYLLLCFFLMPLTILGLSLAGWQALVGVAVPIVVLAIFIIIVNLMQARCPRYLPSRLRNWDFLPRPLHSMAPWDGVVMSGMSFCGTRCCCKCCQKTEDEEKGGKERKKSQEMYDNPALTRDDEPLEAPKETVKATQL, encoded by the exons ATGCCTCTTCAACCAGAATTTAGAGATACTCCGTCTCCCACTCTTg ATGATGCTGgtaaggcacctaaagactcagtcGTCCCGTCGGCATATTCTACTATGGACCTGGTGGACAAGGACCCGGATGAGGACGACCCCTGGAACCTCCCTGAACTGCAGGACACTGGACTCAAGTGGTCAG AGTTGGATGCCAAAGGGAAGGTTATGTGGGTTCTGACTTCCATCGTCAGGTTTATTCTGCTGGTTGGATTTCTCTACATGTTCGTCTGCTCTCTGGACGTCCTGAGCTCTGCTTTCCAGCTAGTTGGAG GTAAGGCAGCCGGGGACATTTTCCAGGACAATGCGGTGCTGTCCAACCCTGTGGCTGGCCTGGTGATTGGAGTGCTGGTCACAGTGTTAGTCCAGAGTTCTAGCACGTCCTCCTCTATTGTGGTCAGCATGGTGTCTTCTGGAT TGCTGGAGGTCCAGTCTGCCGTGCCTGTCATTATGGGAGCCAACATTGGAACCTCAGTCACCAACACTATCGTGGCAATGATGCAGGCAGGAGACAGAAATGAGTTCCGCAG GGCGTTTGCTGGTGCCACGGTGCATGACTTCTTTAACTGGCTGTCTGTGCTAATCCTGCTGCCGCTGGAGGCAGCCACTGGTGTCCTGTATAAACTCACCAAGATTGTCATCGACTCCTTTAACATCCAGGGGGGTGACAATGCCCCTGACCTGCTAAATGTCATCACTGACCCCCTCACCAGTGCCATCATAGAG CTGGATAAAACGGTCATCAGTGACATTGCCACGGGTGACCCAGCGGCCAGAAACAAGAGTCTGATCAAAATCTGGTGCAAAACAGAGAAAATCACG acTCTTTTAAATATAACAGTTCCCTCAGCTGCCAACTGCACGATCGGCGTCCCCTGTTGGGTGGAAGGCAACAAGACATGGACGCAGATAAATGTTACTGAGACAATCAATCTAGAGAGAT GTAACCATATCTTTGCCTATGCTaacctgcctgacctggctgtggGCCTCATCCTGCTGGCCCTGTCCCTGCTCATCCTCTGTACCTGCCTCATCCTCATCGTCAAGCTGCTCAACTCCATGCTCAAGGGACAGGTGGCCGTGGTCATCAAAAAGGTGCTCAACACAG acttccccttccccttcagCTGGGTCACTGGTTACATTGCCATCCTGGTCGGAGCAGGAATGACCTTCATCGTTCAGAGCAGCTCTGTCTTCACCTCTGCAATCACGCCCCTTGTCG GTATTGGTGTTATTAGCCTTGAGAGAGCCTATCCCCTGACATTGGGCTCTAATATCGGCACAACTACCACTGCTATTCTTGCTGCTATGGCTGCTCCCGGGGAAACCCTGGCCAACTCACTGCAG ATTGCACTGTGCCATTTCTTCTTCAACATAGCGGGGATTCTGCTGTGGTATCCTATCCCTTTCACTCGGATCCCCATCCGCTTGGCCAGAGCCCTGGGGAACCGCACAGCCAACTACCGCTGGTTCGCAGCGATCTACCTCCTGCTCTGCTTCTTCCTCATGCCCCTAACCATCCTGGGGCTCTCCCTGGCCGGCTGGCAGGCTCTGGTGGGGGTGGCCGTGCCCATCGTTGTCCTggccatcttcatcatcatcgtcaACCTGATGCAGGCGCGTTGTCCTCGGTACCTGCCCAGCAGGCTCCGGAACTGGGACTTCTTGCCCCGCCCCCTGCACTCCATGGCCCCCTGGGATGGAGTGGTTATGTCTGGCATGTCCTTCTGCGGAACCCGCTGCTGCTGCAAGTGCTGCCAGAAGACTGAGGATGAAGAGAAGggtggtaaggagaggaagaagagtcaAGAGATGTATGATAACCCAGCCCTAACCAGAGACGATGAGCCACTAGAAGCTCCCAAGGAAACTGTGAAAgctacacagctctga
- the LOC123997223 gene encoding protein sel-1 homolog 3 — MKVFESFNLCGHAVTVVIVLSLAPCESSSHIMPTSSSPAGESSVLHGDSIQFGLVPDIVMHGSVVQVSYQCSRACEVGVEVVVSTQTKTGVAVFRKRWTNHRRLRVPRTHPVKLWFPPGMAYRKDLSMRRTLDVHNVMVRAWLDHLEQGKGDKGHVNRTSTYNGSLVRTFKVLQAVLPSERPARLYPGCPSWMADLMWQLTRDRIRQCPHESDTVDILTFPMVSTGKSFGVIRKIHPFINRDLERDRVLTVEQPSITVSIWVFLVQWCDKKLCGIIHHVDQNSKYDTPLMQLTNTGDIIIQVRVVSGGDKAFRAHTALPLWTWIRLDCFIQGSKVTLQVKPEMTSGGMVGNTHIFDFQSHIHYNDTGGYFVIGGGRFMPGFHGYFGPIKYYRLGTEKVINFLSPAKTLEGLEKTHRECDVIREVTAAFLQAVTHNQEVFMTGLCHSHYISLWRRFGQNTCRQTWTWEAQKKHRVLFTFLETQLKDFTTGTKNRRTPLYLGSRLFEHVVNRLSNRGSNQMDSTTSSLIALLQMSSCYGYHHSSLLLSTIHLAGLGVPVDQQQGHVYSLIGALGDNRLALMHLGYKHTQGIDGFPKDFDMAYSYYSNVGAQTSIDQGRVLGNQQYITEHILISNEDHLNSLTHETGDTFQYIKLQADRGDVESQKLLAKLLFWGQNGVSKDVGSAVKWYAKSAMELEDPAAMYEYSILLFKGQGVKRNMTLGLQILEKAAAKGSVQALNGLGWYYSTILKDYKTAYKYFEQAAHNGSHDGMFNLGVYHLNGKNPHNPEKNETAAFHLFLNSSLYGHVDGAVEAAWYLSTGNLEGVSRDTERLMLKQICEQNGYLGYIVREALQSYLQGFWGEALVRYALAAETGLGVAQNNVAYLCEELKQSYDCQWRYYNHSTMNYAPHDSGLLKMGDYYYSSSRLGAVDQAISLYSRAALAGSSQGIYKLMVLAEEGHDVPLIIRDRLNISIHDGLDIVVERLLQRCVELDEDEDLTPCTLALLRVRMGKSWRKMTQDPIQLSLVYVSVVTLIIALITGLIQSALECLQVHIPARQRRHTTDRAVDNRTGTSPVNQAEVNGNGQQDQNDPIRREDRMSRTVRMAQGLWSILLRDGQRVQQTVDLAVTVSGVCLCVLCTLILHHLL; from the exons ATGAAAGTTTTTGAAAGTTTTAACCTTTGTGGACATGCTGTCACCGTTGTAATTGTTTTGTCGCTG GCACCATGTGAGTCTTCATCCCACATCATGCCTACCTCCTCATCCCCAGCTGGAGAGAGCTCAGTGCTGCATGGTGATTCCATACAGTTTGGCTTGGTCCCAGACATAGTGATGCATGGCTCAGTGGTCCAAGTTAGTTACCAGTGCTCCAGGGCCTGTGAGGTGGGAGTGGAGGTGGTGGTCTCCACACAGACCAAGACAGGAGTGGCTGTCTTCAGGAAGAGATGGACCAACCACAGACGCCTCCGTGTCCCCAGGACTCATCCAGTGAAGCTTTGGTTCCCTCCAGGCATGGCTTACAGAAAGGACCTCTCCATGAGGCGCACATTGGACGTCCATAATGTGATGGTTCGAGCCTGGTTGGACCACCTTGAGCAAGGCAAAGGAGACAAAGGCCATGTGAATAGGACCAGCACATACAATGGGTCCCTGGTGAGGACGTTCAAAGTGCTTCAGGCAGTACTTCCCTCTGAGCGTCCAGCTAGACTTTATCCTGGGTGTCCCTCCTGGATGGCTGATCTTATGTGGCAGCTGACCAGAGACAGAATCCGCCAGTGCCCACATGAGTCAG ACACTGTGGATATATTGACATTTCCAATGGTTAGCACCGGAAAGAGTTTTGGAGTGATTCGCAAGATCCACCCTTTCATCAACAGAGATCTTGAGAGAGATCGTGTCCTCACTGTGGAGCAGCCCAG TATCACAGTGTCTATATGGGTATTTCTGGTGCAGTGGTGTGACAAGAAACTGTGTGGAATCATCCATCATGTTGATCAGAACAGCAAATACGACACTCCTCTGATGCAGCTCACTAACACAG GAGATATCATAATTCAGGTTCGTGTGGTGTCTGGGGGAGATAAGGCATTCAGAGCCCACACAGCTCTGCCTCTCTGGACCTGGATCAGACTAGACTGCTTCATACAAGGCTCTAAG GTGACACTGCAAGTTAAACCTGAAATGACATCGGGAGGAATGGTGGGGAACACACACATATTTGA CTTTCAGAGTCACATCCATTACAATGACACTGGTGGATACTTTGTGATTGGAGGGGGCAGGTTCATGCCAGGTTTCCATGGCTATTTTGGACCAATCAAATACTATCGTTTGGGCACAGAAAAG GTGATCAACTTCCTCTCCCCTGCCAAGACATTAGAGGGCCTGGAAAAGACTCACAGAGAGTGTGATGTTATCAGAGAAGTCACTGCAGCCTTTCTTCAGGCTGTGACACACAACCAGGAAGTCTTTATGACAG GTTTGTGTCACTCTCACTACATCAGTTTATGGAGAAGGTTTGGACAGAATACATGTAGGCAGACATGGACCTGGGAAGCTCAGAAGAAGCACCGTGTACTTTTCACCTTCTTAGAGACCCAGCTAAAGGACTTCACCACAG GAACTAAGAACAGGAGAACACCCCTTTACCTTGGAAGCAGATTGTTTGAGCATGTAGTGAATAGACTGTCCAATAGAGGAAGCAACCAGATggactccaccacctcctccctgaTAGCCCTGCTGCAGATGTCCTCCTGCTATGGCTACCACCACTCCTCCTTGCTGCTCTCCACCATACACCTGGCTGGCCTGGGGGTCCCTGTGGACCAACAGCAG GGTCATGTCTACAGTCTGATTGGGGCACTGGGAGACAACCGTTTAGCCCTCATGCATTTGGGCTATAAACACACACAAGGAATTGACGGGTTCCCCAAAGACTTTGACATGGCGTACAGTTACTACTCCAATGTTGGGGCACAGACCAGTATTGACCAAGGCCGGGTACTGGGGAATCAG CAATATATCACAGAGCACATTCTTATAAGCAACGAGGACCACCTGAACAGCCTAACTCATGAGACAGGTGACACCTTTCAGTATATCAAACTTCAAGCTGACAGAGGAGACGTTGAATCACAG AAACTTCTAGCAAAGCTTCTATTCTGGGGTCAAAATGGTGTCTCTAAGGACGTTGGGAGTGCAGTTAAGTGGTATGCTAAGAGTGCCATGGAGCTGGAGGATCCTGCAGCTATGTATGAGTACTCTATCTTATTATTTAAG GGACAGGGGGTGAAGAGGAACATGACTCTGGGTCTCCAGATATTGGAGAAAGCTGCAGCCAAG GGTTCAGTCCAAGCCTTGAATGGGCTGGGATGGTATTACAGCACCATACTGAAAGACTACAAGACTGCCTACAAGTACTTTGAGCAGGCTGCCCACAATGGCAGTCATGACGGCATGTTTAACCTGGGTGTGTATCACTTAAATGGGAAGAACCCACACAACCCAGAAAAGAATGAG ACTGCTGCGTTTCATCTCTTCCTAAACTCCTCCCTCTATGGTCATGTGGACGGGGCGGTGGAGGCGGCCTGGTACCTGTCCACAGGAAACCTGGAGGGGGTCTCCCGGGACACAGAGAGGCT CATGCTGAAACAGATCTGTGAGCAGAATGGTTACCTGGGATACATCGTAAGAGAGGCTCTCCAATCCTATCTCCAGGGCTTCTG GGGCGAGGCTCTGGTCAGGTATGCCCTTGCCGCTGAAACAGGTTTGGGAGTGGCCCAGAATAATGTTGCATACCTATGTGAG GAGTTGAAGCAGAGCTATGATTGTCAATGGAGGTATTATAACCATTCCACAATGAACTATGCCCCACATGATTCTG GTTTGCTGAAGATGGGCGACTACTACTACTCAAGCAGCAGGCTAGGAGCTGTTGATCAAGCTATATCACTGTACAGCAGAGCAGCCCTTGCAGGCAGTTCTCAG GGAATATATAAATTGATGGTTTTGGCAGAAGAGGGACATGATGTCCCATTGATCAtcagagacagattaaacatatCAATTCATGATGGGCTAGACATTGTGGTGGAGAGACTCTTACAAAG ATGTGTAGAGTTGGATGAAGATGAGGATCTGACACCATGTACTTTAGCTCTACTCAGAGTCCGCATGGGGAAATCCTGGAGAAAAATGACTCAAGACCCTATACAGCTGTCACTG GTTTATGTATCTGTCGTTACTCTCATCATTGCTCTCATTACTGGGCTAATCCAAAGTGCTCTGG AGTGTCTCCAAGTGCACATCCCAGCTAGACAACGTAGACATACCACTGACCGTGCAGTAGATAACAGGACAGGGACATCCCCTGTCAATCAAGCAGAAGTCAATGGGAATGGACAGCAGGATCAGAATGACCCCATCAGAAGAGAAGACAGAATGTCCAGAACTGTTAGAATGGCCCAGGGTCTATGGTCCATTCTActgagggatggacagagagtgCAGCAGACCGTTGACCTGGCTGTTACTGTGTCtggggtgtgtctctgtgtcctctGCACATTGATCCTCCATCATCTGCTCTGA
- the LOC123997224 gene encoding proteasome subunit beta type-5-like, producing MLFGKRTRDISSRGLSWSNSESPLHLYIPAAEYLSESPIQFGQINPNTAPYHITPLHQDSTQPFPSFPPGFPPSSSPSVPLPFPMSHGTTTLAFMFQGGVIAAADTRSSCNGLVACPASQKILPVHSHLVGTTSGTSADCALWKRILARELRLYQLRHGRRLSTAGAAKLLAHMLHPFKGTELCVAATLCGWDRGANQQENRSKMGNETDDLAKTSESDSISQAEARGRNLCLSPAMSRQHCSAGGKQLVLSGPSLYYVCSDGTRLQGVLFSVGSGSPYAYSVLDGGVRWGLTVEEAISLAREAVYRATHRDAYSGNCVDVYHITSHGWTRRDREELREEYYREKESERVKVKERREKQEGVEDGQSSGRKK from the exons ATGCTTTTTGGGAAGAGAACCAGAGATATATCAAGCAGGGGATTGTCGTGGAGTAACAGTGAGAGCCCACTGCATCTTTATATACCAGCTGCGGAATACCTCAGTGAAAGCCCGATACAGTTTGGCCAAATCAACCCCAACACtgcaccataccatatcaccccCCTTCACCAGGATTCAACCCAACCTTTCCCCTCTTTTCCTCCTggctttcctccctcctcctctccctctgtccctctgcctTTCCCCATGTCTCATGGCACCACCACCCTGGCCTTCATGTTCCAGGGGGGAGTGATAGCTGCAGCAGACACACGGTCCAGCTGCAATGGGCTGGTTGCCTGCCCAGCCTCGCAGAAGATCCTGCCTGTCCACTCCCACTTGGTGGGCACCACCTCGGGCACATCTGCTGACTGTGCCCTATGGAAGAGGATACTGGCTCGGGAGCTCCGGCTTTACCAGCTCCGCCATGGCAGAAGGCTGTCCACAGCTGGCGCTGCCAAGCTACTAGCCCACATGCTGCACCCGTTTAAGGGCACTGAACTGTGTGTGGCAGCCACTCTGTGTGGTTGGGACAGAG GGGCGAATCAGCAAGAGAACAGATCAAAGATGGGGAATGAAACAGATGATCTGGCAAAGACATCAGAAAGTGACTCAATCTCTCAAGCAGAGGCACGGGGAAGGAATCTGTGCCTCTCACCAGCCATGAGTCGGCAGCACTGTTCTGCTGGAGGTAAACAGCTAGTGCTCTCTGGCCCCAGCTTGTACTACGTCTGCAGTGATGGGACTCGCCTGCAGGGAGTGCTGTTCTCTGTGGGCTCTGGCTCGCCCTATGCCTACTCTGTGCTGGACGGAGGGGTACGGTGGGGGCTGACGGTGGAGGAGGCCATCTCACTGGCCAGAGAGGCTGTGTACAGGGCCACACACAGGGATGCATACTCTGGGAACTGTGTGGATGTGTACCATATCACCTCACATGGGTGGACtcgcagggacagagaggaattgagagaggagtattacagagagaaggagagcgaaagAGTGAAggtgaaggaaaggagggagaaacaggaaggagTGGAAGATGGGCAGAGCAGTGGTAGAAAGAAGTAA